Below is a genomic region from Citrobacter tructae.
GATATCATGCAGTACGGCAATCACTGTCAGTCCACGCTGCTGGCTTAAGCGATGCACCAGCGCCAGCACATCAACCTGATGCGCGATATCCAGCGCCGAGGTCGGTTCATCAAGCAGCAGACAGCGGCTGTCCTGCGCTACCAGCATGGCAATCCACGCACGCTGACGTTCGCCGCCGGACAAGCTATCGACCAGGCGATGCGCCAGTGGCTTTAACCCTACCAGCGTTATCGCCTCTTCCACTTTTTCTCTGTCAGCTACACCAAAACGTCCCAACGCACCGTGCCACGGGTAGCGACCAATCGCCACCAGTTCACGCACCGTCATCCCTTCCGCCTGCGGCAACTGCTGTGGTAAATAGGCAACCTTACGAGCAAACGCTTTGCTGCTCCAGTTCTCCAGCGGCTGCTCGTCGAGCAGAATATCGCCTTCTGAAGGAGGCTGATGACGTCCCAGCATTTTCAATAAAGTCGATTTACCAGAGCCGTTATGACCAATAAGACCGGTCACTTTTCCCACGGGAAACGTTAACGAGAGGGGATGCAAAAGCGTGCGACCAGGCACACGAAAGGAGACGTTACTCAACGCAAAAGTAGTATCGGGATGGGATCTGTTTTCCTGCATAGAAGCCAACTTGTAAAACGGGCACGAAAAACGTGCCCAAAGAGAAATTAGAAACGGAAGGTTGCTGTTGCAACGACCTGACGTTCTGCGCCCCAGAAGCAGCCATAGGTATTGAAGCAACTGGCGACGTATTCACGATCAAACAAGTTGTTCACATGCAGCGCCACGTTGGAGCCCGCCATACCCACGCGAGCCAGATCGTAACGTACCAACGCATCCACCAGCGTATAGCTCCCCACTTTGAAGGAGTTTGCCGGGTCGCCATAGCTGGAGCCAGTATAACGAACACCAGTACCCAACGTCAGCCCGGAAAGCGCACCATCATAGAGGGTGTAATCGCCCCACAGTGATGCCATGTGTTTTGGCACCTGAGCAGGCGTATTGCCTTTGTAGGTGGTGTCAGTGGTGTATTCCGCATCGGTATAGGTATAAGAGCCGACAACGTTAACACTGGCAGACAGTGCCGCTTTCGCTTCGATTTCCACACCGCGAGAACGAATTTCACCGCCTTCAACTGAGAAGAACGATGTGCCTGTCGGGTCAGCCATCAGGTTGTTGGTTTTGGTCAACTGATAGACAGCACCGGTGATCACGATCGGACGATCGCTCGGAACATATTTCACGCCCGCTTCGTACTGCTTACCTTTGGACGGAGCGAAAATATTCCCACTAGCCCCCGTCTGGGAAGCCGGTTCAAACGACTCGCTGTAGCTGAAATACGGGGTTACGCCGTTGTCAAACAGATAGTTAACACCGCCACGCCAGGTGAACTGCTTATCATCGCGGGAATCCGTAACGCCAGAAACACGGTTCAGAGAGTCCTGTTTAGCCCAGTCGTAACGACCGCCCAGAGTAACCAGCACTTTATCCCACTGCATCTGATCCTGCGCATACAAGCCAGTCTGTTTCTGTTTGTTCAGCACTTTGTAAGGACCAGAAGGACCTGGGTGTGAGCCAAAATCAAAGTCGCTGCGGTCAAGGTTATAGATATCGGACGGTGCAACAGAACCGGCATAACCAAACCAGGAGTCGATATCGTTACGCATGCGCATAAAATCAACGCCAGTCAGCAGCGTGTGATCCACATCGGCAGTCGCGAACTTGCTTTGCAGCTGAGTATCAACAGCGAAGTTCTGCAATTTCTCATTATCGATAACGTACTGACGAGTCAGCGTGTGATCCCAATCGGACTGAGGAACGCTGGCACAAGGACTGTTAGCCGGATCCTTGGTATAGAGCGGATCGGAGCACATACCGTAGCCATACACGCTGTTCTGCGAGACTTTATTTTGCGCGTAACGCAGATTCTGACGCACAGTAAAGGTGTCGTTAAATTCGTGATCGAAGCTGTAGCCCACCATCTTCTCGTTACGAGAGTAGGTATTGTTGTTCGCACCTTCATTGAAATCGGTAGGCAGACGCTTGCCGTTCGGCAGCTCAGTCACAGTCCCCTCTTTCGGCAACCAGCCGTAATAACCGGTCTCTGGCTCATTTTGGAAGTAAGAGAGGAAGGTGAAATTCGTCTTATCATCCGGACGCCAGCTGAAAGACGGCGCGATGGCATAACGCTGCTCTTCTGCGCCCTGCTGCTGGGCATTGGCGGAACGCGCCAGGCCAGTTAAGCGGTAAGAGTATACGCCGTCATCATCCAGCGCATCGCTGAAATCAAAACCAGTCTGGAACAGATTGTCCGTACCCATTTTGAACTGAATTTCTTTTAGCGGTTCTGTGGTTGGGCGCTTGCTGACCATGTTCAACAAACCGCCTGGGTTACTTTTTCCGTAGAGAACGGAAACCGGACCGCGCATGACTTCGGCGCGCTCCAACATATAAGGGTCGATCACAGCATCATTGTAGAAGTTACCCTGCATTTTCAGGCCATTCAGATAGTTATTCTGACTTTGGCCATCGGCAGCGAAACCACGAATGATCAGGTAATCATAAGTGTTCGATGCGCCACGGGTACCGACTGCAACACCTGGCGTGTAGCTGAGCGCTTCTTTTACTGATTTAGGCTGATGTAACGCCATCTCCTCAGCGGTAACAACAGATATAGACTGCGGGACTTTTTGAATCGGAGTGTCTGTTTTGGTCGCCGTAGCTGACTGACGTGCTGCAATGGTCGCCGCCGGTCCCCATGCGCTTTCTTGTGCGGCAGGTGCCGCGGTGACGGTGATGGTTTCTTCTTTCGGTTCAACCGCCGCCTGTGCATAGACAGACATGCCGCTAACCGCTGTGGCTACTACAACTGCAATTTTGCGCAGCGAAGAGGTTGGCTGAGCAGTTTTAAAACGCGCCATTGGTATATCTCTGATGAAAGTGAATGATAACGTAAACGAGAATTATTATTATAACGGAAGCATAATATTCGAAACGCTGGCGAGATAGCAAGCGATACGCGCCCCTACTAAAACTGAGGGGTTAAGAAATAACCAGATGAAAAAAAAGGGTTAATAAATTAGGCTGGAATGTTGTTTGTCCGGAACCTGATGCGGGAAAAGAAAAACCCGCCGAAGCGGGTTTTGGGAGAGATTAGTTACTGCCAAACATATCCTTGATCCAGCCAGCCACACCGTCGCCGTCTTTCTTCTCTGGCTGCGGCGGTTGCTGTTGTTGCTGCTGCTGTTGCTGCGGAGGCGTTGACTGATCAAACGGATTGCCCGACTGCTGCTGCATCTCACCTTGCTGACAAAGCGAATCCGGATCGCTTGTCCACACCGGGAGCGTACGCATCCCGCCGCTACACACAAAGTTACCGTCGTAATCCACGCCCATATCCACGATATCTTCCGGTGGCGTCAGCGTGAGCGGCGTTGGTGTCTGGTTTGCCAGATAACGCTGGTAAATCGACATCGCCCCGCTCGCACCGTACAGCTTGGTAGGCTGGTTGTTATCGCGACCCACCCAGGTAATGGTCACCTGACTACCGTCAATACCGGCGAACCAGGTATCCACGTTGTTGTTGGTGGTCCCGGTTTTCCCCGCCAGATGCAGTCCAGGATACTTCGCGCCAAGCTGACGCCCAGTACCGCGCTGAACAACCTGCTGCATGGTCCACAGCGTCATGTAGGCCGCCTGCGCCGGAACAGCGCGTTCAGCCTGCGGGAAGCTCTGGTACAGTACTGTGCCGTCTTCCGCAATGACCGAACGCAGCGCCGACAGCGTCGCACGATTACCGCCGCTGGCAATAGTCTGGAACGCCTGCGCGACTTCGATCGGCGTCAGGTTCAGCGCCCCCAGCAGCATGGCCGGAACCGGATTCAACTGATCTTTCGGCGCACCCAGTTTCACCCAGGTATCGGTGACGGCAGGTAAGCCCAGCGCCATCCCCAGATTGACTGTCGGCACGTTCATGGAACGTGTTAACGCATCCACCAGCATCACTTTGCCACTTTCGCTGTAGCGACGGTCATCGTTTTGCGGGGACCACACCTGACCGTTCGGCTGACGCAATGCAATCGGCGCATCGGCAATCCAGGTATTCAGGCGGTACAGCTTCGGCTGGCTCAAGGCGGTCAAATAGGTCGCCGGTTTCGCCAGAGAACCAATTGAACGACGCGCCTGCATCGCGCGGTTGTAACCAGCAAACTGCGGCTCTGCCCCGCCAACCATGGCGCGAACTTCACCACTGAAGCGGTCCACGACCACAATCGCCGTTTCCAGATCGCTCAACTTACGCTGCTTCTTCAGCACCGGAATGCCTTCCACCGCCGCTTTTTCTGCGGCGTCCTGCGCCACGGAATCAAAGGTGGTGAAGATTTTCACGCCGGAGAGATCTTTAACTTTATCGCCCAGCTTCGCCTGCAACTCCTGTCGCACCATCTGCATAAACGCGGGCTGCGGTGAAATCACCCCACCGCGTGGCTGCACGCCTAACGGACGCGCACTTAACATGTCATACAGATCCTGGTCGATAATCTGCTGCTGCTGCAGCAAACGCAGCACCAGGTTACGACGCTCCAGCGCCAGCTTCGGGTTACGCCATGGATTGTAGATCGACGCCCCTTTCACCATTCCCACCAGCAGCGCTTGCTGATCGAGACTCAGCTCTTCTACCGGACGACCAAAGTAATACAGGCTCGCCAGCGGGAAGCCACGGATCTCATTGTCGCCGCTCTGACCGAGGTACACCTCGTTCATGTACAACTCAAGGATCCGGTCTTTGCTGTAACGCGCGTCCATCAACAGCGCCATATAGGCTTCGTTGGCCTTACGCCAGTAGGAACGCTCGCTGGAGAGGAACAGGTTTTTCACCAGCTGCTGAGTCAGCGTACTGGCCCCCTGTACCGTACGGCCTGCCGTCAGGTTCGCCAGTACTGCACGCCCGATGGAATAGAGACTAACCCCATCATGCTCGTAAAAATGACGATCTTCGGTCGCCAGCAGCGTATCCACTAATAGATCGGGGAAACCGCTGCGTGGCACGAACAGACGTTGCTCGCCGTTGGGCGAAGAGAGCATGGTGATCAGGCGCGGATCCAGACGGAAGAAACCGAACTGGCGGTTGTTATCCAGATTCTCGATGGTGTCCAGATGACCGCCATCAAAGATCAGACGCGCGCGCACCTGGCCTTCTTTACTGTCCGGGAAGTCAAACGGACGACGGATCATCTCAATGCTGTTCGCCTGCACGGTAAACTCGCCGGGACGCGTCATCTTCGAGACCTGACGATACTGCGTAGCCTCCAGCAGCTTCACCATCTCATTTTTGCCGATGGGCATTTCTGGCTCAAGGTTAACCATCCGGCCATAGACGGCCGCAGGCAGTTGCCAGACTTTGCCATCAATACGGCTACGGATTTTTTGATCCAGATAGACGCCGTAAATGGCAATCAGCACTAAAAAGACAATCGACAGTTTTACCAACAGCCAGAACCAGCCGCGTTTACCACGAGGCTTACGCCCTTTGCCTTTACCCTTACGCGGCATCGG
It encodes:
- the fhuC gene encoding Fe3+-hydroxamate ABC transporter ATP-binding protein FhuC — encoded protein: MQENRSHPDTTFALSNVSFRVPGRTLLHPLSLTFPVGKVTGLIGHNGSGKSTLLKMLGRHQPPSEGDILLDEQPLENWSSKAFARKVAYLPQQLPQAEGMTVRELVAIGRYPWHGALGRFGVADREKVEEAITLVGLKPLAHRLVDSLSGGERQRAWIAMLVAQDSRCLLLDEPTSALDIAHQVDVLALVHRLSQQRGLTVIAVLHDINMAARYCDYLVALRGGEMIAQGTPAELMRSETLELIYGIPMGILPHPAGAAPVSFVY
- the fhuA gene encoding ferrichrome porin FhuA; the encoded protein is MARFKTAQPTSSLRKIAVVVATAVSGMSVYAQAAVEPKEETITVTAAPAAQESAWGPAATIAARQSATATKTDTPIQKVPQSISVVTAEEMALHQPKSVKEALSYTPGVAVGTRGASNTYDYLIIRGFAADGQSQNNYLNGLKMQGNFYNDAVIDPYMLERAEVMRGPVSVLYGKSNPGGLLNMVSKRPTTEPLKEIQFKMGTDNLFQTGFDFSDALDDDGVYSYRLTGLARSANAQQQGAEEQRYAIAPSFSWRPDDKTNFTFLSYFQNEPETGYYGWLPKEGTVTELPNGKRLPTDFNEGANNNTYSRNEKMVGYSFDHEFNDTFTVRQNLRYAQNKVSQNSVYGYGMCSDPLYTKDPANSPCASVPQSDWDHTLTRQYVIDNEKLQNFAVDTQLQSKFATADVDHTLLTGVDFMRMRNDIDSWFGYAGSVAPSDIYNLDRSDFDFGSHPGPSGPYKVLNKQKQTGLYAQDQMQWDKVLVTLGGRYDWAKQDSLNRVSGVTDSRDDKQFTWRGGVNYLFDNGVTPYFSYSESFEPASQTGASGNIFAPSKGKQYEAGVKYVPSDRPIVITGAVYQLTKTNNLMADPTGTSFFSVEGGEIRSRGVEIEAKAALSASVNVVGSYTYTDAEYTTDTTYKGNTPAQVPKHMASLWGDYTLYDGALSGLTLGTGVRYTGSSYGDPANSFKVGSYTLVDALVRYDLARVGMAGSNVALHVNNLFDREYVASCFNTYGCFWGAERQVVATATFRF
- the mrcB gene encoding bifunctional glycosyl transferase/transpeptidase, producing MAGNDREPIGRKGKPTRPVKQKVSRRQLRDDEYDDDYDDDDYEDEEPMPRKGKGKGRKPRGKRGWFWLLVKLSIVFLVLIAIYGVYLDQKIRSRIDGKVWQLPAAVYGRMVNLEPEMPIGKNEMVKLLEATQYRQVSKMTRPGEFTVQANSIEMIRRPFDFPDSKEGQVRARLIFDGGHLDTIENLDNNRQFGFFRLDPRLITMLSSPNGEQRLFVPRSGFPDLLVDTLLATEDRHFYEHDGVSLYSIGRAVLANLTAGRTVQGASTLTQQLVKNLFLSSERSYWRKANEAYMALLMDARYSKDRILELYMNEVYLGQSGDNEIRGFPLASLYYFGRPVEELSLDQQALLVGMVKGASIYNPWRNPKLALERRNLVLRLLQQQQIIDQDLYDMLSARPLGVQPRGGVISPQPAFMQMVRQELQAKLGDKVKDLSGVKIFTTFDSVAQDAAEKAAVEGIPVLKKQRKLSDLETAIVVVDRFSGEVRAMVGGAEPQFAGYNRAMQARRSIGSLAKPATYLTALSQPKLYRLNTWIADAPIALRQPNGQVWSPQNDDRRYSESGKVMLVDALTRSMNVPTVNLGMALGLPAVTDTWVKLGAPKDQLNPVPAMLLGALNLTPIEVAQAFQTIASGGNRATLSALRSVIAEDGTVLYQSFPQAERAVPAQAAYMTLWTMQQVVQRGTGRQLGAKYPGLHLAGKTGTTNNNVDTWFAGIDGSQVTITWVGRDNNQPTKLYGASGAMSIYQRYLANQTPTPLTLTPPEDIVDMGVDYDGNFVCSGGMRTLPVWTSDPDSLCQQGEMQQQSGNPFDQSTPPQQQQQQQQQPPQPEKKDGDGVAGWIKDMFGSN